TGCTGGGGCATTCACGACATCTGTGTGCGGTATGTCTCGCAGCGCACCGGCATCCTGCCGGCGCTTGCAACCGTGCTGATCATCGGCACTATCGTAATGGCGCCCGCCGCATTTTTCATGGGCGATTGGCGCGTCATGGACATCCGCGCGCTGATGCTCTCGGCCGCCAGCGGGATCGCCTTCACTCTCGCGTATCTCGGCCTTTACAAGGCGTTCGAGATAGGACCAGTCCGCTTGGTGGCTCCGATCATCGGGGCATACCCAATTCTGTCGGTCGGCTGGGCCGCCGCCTCGGGTCAGGCGGTCACGGCAGATCAATGGCTGGCCGTCGCCGCCGTGATCGCTGGCGTCGCCATCGTGGGCATGCTCACCGACGAGGCCGCCAGCAGCGGAAACAAGCGCACAGCAATCCTCTGGGCCATGCTCGGCGGCACGGCCTTCGCCGCCACCTTCGCGCTCGGCCAGGCGGCTGCCCATGCGGGCAGCGAAGCGGCCGCCATCCTCATTACCCGCGTCGTCGCCGTAGCTTTGGCGCTGGTCTTGTTGGTGGGGTCGGGCGGCATCCGCTGGCCAGCGCGCAGCGCCCTGCCGCTCCTCGGCCTCATGGGCGTGCTTGACTGCATCGCGCTTGGCATTGTCATCGCAGCGGCCAGCATGGCACGGCCCGAATTCGCCTCGGTCGCGGCGTCGACCTTCGGCATGATCACCGTCATCCTCGCCTGGGCCATCCTGCGCGAGCGGATGACGCCGGGCCAATGGGCAGGTGTCGTGCTGACCTTTTCGGCCATCGGCTACCTTGCAACCTGATCTTTCATCTTGGCAAAAATACTCTCGCCGAAGGCGCGAAGCTGCCACAGGCAGCGACCGACCGGGGCGGGGCTCAATGCCCCGGCCCGGTCGCACCCCGTTACTTGCCCGGCCTCCAGGCCCGCTGATCAGGTACGAAAAGACGCAGCGCATCCCCCACTGCCATGCGCCCTTCGCGCTCGACCCAGGCGGTGACGCCGCGGCGGCCCTTGGCGGCAGCCTTGAATTTGGGACCCCGCCCGGGATGATCCTTGTCGATCTCGCGTGCGGGAAAAAGACAAGGGCGGTTCTGCATGTCGATCACCAGCGACGCCCCGTCCGGCCCTTGCAGGCGCGCCGAGGGCGGCAGATGGCTGAAATCCGGAACGCCCTCCACAACCATCGACGCGCCGAGCCACGCGGGATCCATCGCCTCCAAACCCATCTGCGCGGCGATCTCGGCCAGCTCCTCTGCCGAAACGATGCTGAGCTGGCGGGTATTGGCGATTTCCGTACCCCGCGCGAACTGTTCTTTGACGCGCACACAGGCCGGGCGGGTAAGGCCCGAATGCATCTCGCCCTGCACGCCGGCATAGGTCAGTTCCACGTCATCCACCGGGACCGAACGGATATCGGGCCGTTCCTCGGGGACGAGGCCCAGCCAAGTGATCCGGCATTTATACGGGGTGAGTTTCAGCGCAGGCATCGGCAGGCTCCAGACATCGAAGACAATGCGCCTACCTTCTCGGATCCCGCGCATCTGTCAAATGCGGATCCGTGATAAAGGCCATCGCGACTCGACGTCAGACCGTGAGCGTAAAAAACAACCGCCGGAATGGAAAGAGAACCGTGCCATCGCCCCGGACCGGATAGGCCGTCTGCATGACATCCTCGTAGCGCGCGATCAGCGCGGCGCGCTCATCCGGCTCCAGCTCGGCAAGGATGGGCCGGGCATAGGTGCTCTCGGTATACCGGCGCACCGGATGACTGCCTGGCTCGGCCGTCAGGCGCTGGTAATACTCGGTCTCCCACATGCGGAATTTGCCCTTGGGGGCCAGCAGAGTGTCATACTCGACGGGCGGCAGGACATCTGGTCCGCTGCCCGCGTCGATACGGCCGGGAAAGAGATCCTCGGCCAGCGTCCGCCAGACGCGGTGCGAGGGCGCATTGTTCTGGTGCGGCAGTTGCACCGCCAGTGTGCCGCCTTTGCCCAGCATTGCCGCAAGGCGCGGCATCAGTGCAGGGTGATCCCCAATCCAGTGCAGCACGGCATTGGAGTAGATCAGCCCCGGTGCCCGGCGCGGGTGCCATTCCCGGATATCGGCCTGACCAAGGCTTTTATAGCCACGTGTCTGGCGCGCTTTTTCCAGCATCGCGGGCGACGCATCGACACCGATGACGTCGCGGCCCATCGCCCGCTCGGCCAGTGCGGCGCCCATTTGTCCGGCGCCGCAGCCAAGGTCGATCACATCACCGGCGCCCATCTGACCGACGGCGTTGAGCAAGTCCATCGCGGGACGCAGGCGCAAATCTTGGAACCGCGCGTAGGCGCGCGGGTTCCAGTCTGATTTGACCGTAGCGGTTGTCATCGTCCCCGTCACGCTGTGGGTTCCGGCTCCATCCCGCCATCGCCGCCGCCGCGCGGCGCCTTTGGCTTGGTCTTGGGAATGGCAGTGACCGAAGGCGCGCTGCCCGCGTCGGCACCATCATCATCGTCATCGGCTTGGGGCGGCTCGCCCCGTGCGACGCGCTGAATTTCCTCGCCGGTCAGCGTCTCGTATTCCAGCAAGCCCTGGGCCAGACGCTCCCACTCGTCCTTTTTCTCGGTAAGAATGCGGTGCGCGGTGGCGTAGGCTTCGTCGATCATGCGCTTGACCTCTTCCTCGATCAGCTCCTTGGTGTGAGCCGAGATCGAGAAGCTGCCCGCGCCATTGCCCATGTAGCCTTCATGTGCCTGCTGGTAGTCGATATTGCCGACCTTATCGGACATGCCCCAACGCAGTACCATGGCCCGGGCCAGCCCGCTGGCCTGCTGGATATCACCAGCCGGTCCGTTCGAGACATCATCCTCGCCGTATTTGATGATCTCGGCGGCCTTGCCGGCCATCGTCATCGCCAGCTTTTGCTCGCATTCCGACTTGTGCCAGTTGAGGCGGTCGATCTCGGGCAGGGACACGACCATGCCAAGCGCGCCACCGCGAGGGATGATCGTGGCCTTGTAGACCGGATCGCATTTCGGCAAAGCCAGACCAACGATGGCGTGACCGGCCTCGTGATATGCGGTTTTTTCTTTTTGATCGGCGGTCAGAACCATGCTGCGACGCTCGGCGCCCATCATGACCTTGTCCTTGGCCATCTCGAAATCTTCCATCGCGACAAAGCGGCGACCAATCCGGGCCGCCATCAGCGCGGCCTCGTTCACGAGGTTCGCAAGGTCCGCACCCGAAAAACCGGGCGTGCCGCGCGCGATGATGCGCAGGTCCACATCGGGGCCGAGCGGTGTCTTGCGGGCGTGAACCCCCAGGATTTTCTCGCGACCCTTGATGTCAGGGTTGGGGACAGTGACCTGACGGTCAAACCGGCCCGGACGCAGCAGCGCAGGATCAAGCACGTCCTTGCGGTTCGTCGCCGCGACGATGATCACGCCCTCATTCGCCTCAAAGCCGTCCATTTCGACCAGAAGCTGGTTCAGAGTCTGCTCACGCTCGTCATTGCCGCCGCCGTAACCGGCGCCACGGTGGCGACCCACGGCGTCGATCTCGTCGATAAAGACGATGCAGGGCGCGTTCTTTTTCGCCTGCTCGAACATGTCGCGCACACGGCTTGCGCCGACACCGACGAACATCTCGACAAAGTCCGAGCCCGAAATGGTGAAAAAGGGCACGCCCGCCTCGCCCGCGATGGCACGCGCAAGCAGCGTCTTGCCGGTGCCCGGAGGGCCCACCAGAAGCGCGCCCTTGGGGATCTGACCACCAAGGCGGCTGAACTTCTGCGGGTTGCGCAAAAATTCGACGATCTCTTCCAGCTCTTCCTTGGCCTCGTCGATGCCCGCGACGTCATCAAAGGTCACGCGGCCCGATTTCTCGGTCAGCATCTTGGCCTTGGACTTGCCAAAGCCCATCGCGCCGCCTTTGCCGCCGCCCTGCATGCGGTTCATGAAGTAGATCCAGACACCGATCAGCAAAAGGAACGGCAGAAGCGACAGAAGGAAGGTCTGAAATCCAGATTCCTGCTGCGCTTTGGCGGTGACGGGGATGCCCTTGTCGATCAGCGTTTGCGTGATGTCGGCATCCGCCGGTTTCACGGCAACATAATCGCGACCATCGGATTTGCGGAACTGGATGGTTTCGCCATCGAGCGTCACGTTCGTGACGGCGTCATCCTGAACGGCTGTGACGAATTCGGAATATTTCACCGACTGGCTCTGAAGCGAGCCGCCAGAGCCGCTGAAGAGGTTGAACAGCGCCAGAACCAGCAGGAACAGAACCAGCCAGAAGGCGATATTGCGTGCGTTGCCCAAGGAAACTCTCCTGAATATTCGGTTGCCCGGCACATATCATGCGGGCGGTACCTCTTAAATAGAGATCATGCCCTCTTCTTCAATGCGATAATAGCCCTGCGTTCAAATCACGCAGGTCTTGGCAGGGATCGGCGGCATAGCCTGCAGGCTCTCCGGCCAGCGGCGCCGCGATCAATTCCTGTCCATGCCAAAGCGCGGGCGAGGCATCGATGGAATGCGCGGGCAGGCCAGACGCGCGCCAATCGGGGCAAAGCGCCCGCCCCTCGGGCCCAAGCGCGGCGACATGCGTGCCGGGCAGGTTCGGCCCCATCATGCGCCAGCGCCTATCCCAGATAGCGCCGATATCTGCGGTCACGCCCCTGACTGCCCCCCATTCACGCGCCAGCCGAACGCGCCCGGCCTTTGCAGTGATGCGGCAGCCAGCAAGGGTGCCGCCCCTCCCACCCGCAAGCGCGGCCATGAGACGCGTCAGATCCGGCCCGCGCGGGGGGCCACCTGCCATCCAGGCAATGCCTGCCGCGATAATCCGGCGCGCGATGTCGGGGCGCAGGGCGGATAGCTCTGCGGCCTCCATCGTCAGATCGCCCTGATCCAGCCGGACGATGCGCGCTGCCTCGATGGCTGCGTAATGGCCCAGCGTGGCGCGCGCCTCGCTCAGATGCCCCGCGACATCGGCCAGCGCCGCCGCATTGATCCCCAGAGGGGCCAGCGCGGCCAGGGCGCGGCGCGCGCGTGTTCGGCGATAGCGCAGGTCATCATTGCTGGGATCCTCGGCCCAGTCGATGCCACGCGCCGTCAAAAACCGGCGCAGATCCTCGCGGCGGGCGGCCAGAAGGGGGCGGTGCAGGACGCTCGCCCCATGCGCCCGGCGCGCCTGCATCGCGGCGAGGCCATCCACGCCAGCGCGGCGGGCCAGACGCATTAGCAAGGTTTCGGCCACGTCATCGGCGGTATGGCCCAGTACGATCCCCGCCAGACCATGCTGTTCTGCCCAATCCGCCATCAAGTCATAGCGCGCCCGGCGCGCGGTGGCGGCCAGGTTGCCCTGACCGTCCC
This portion of the Roseovarius nanhaiticus genome encodes:
- a CDS encoding DMT family transporter — translated: MASLAFGLVAALCWGIHDICVRYVSQRTGILPALATVLIIGTIVMAPAAFFMGDWRVMDIRALMLSAASGIAFTLAYLGLYKAFEIGPVRLVAPIIGAYPILSVGWAAASGQAVTADQWLAVAAVIAGVAIVGMLTDEAASSGNKRTAILWAMLGGTAFAATFALGQAAAHAGSEAAAILITRVVAVALALVLLVGSGGIRWPARSALPLLGLMGVLDCIALGIVIAAASMARPEFASVAASTFGMITVILAWAILRERMTPGQWAGVVLTFSAIGYLAT
- a CDS encoding MOSC domain-containing protein; its protein translation is MPALKLTPYKCRITWLGLVPEERPDIRSVPVDDVELTYAGVQGEMHSGLTRPACVRVKEQFARGTEIANTRQLSIVSAEELAEIAAQMGLEAMDPAWLGASMVVEGVPDFSHLPPSARLQGPDGASLVIDMQNRPCLFPAREIDKDHPGRGPKFKAAAKGRRGVTAWVEREGRMAVGDALRLFVPDQRAWRPGK
- a CDS encoding methyltransferase domain-containing protein, encoding MDLLNAVGQMGAGDVIDLGCGAGQMGAALAERAMGRDVIGVDASPAMLEKARQTRGYKSLGQADIREWHPRRAPGLIYSNAVLHWIGDHPALMPRLAAMLGKGGTLAVQLPHQNNAPSHRVWRTLAEDLFPGRIDAGSGPDVLPPVEYDTLLAPKGKFRMWETEYYQRLTAEPGSHPVRRYTESTYARPILAELEPDERAALIARYEDVMQTAYPVRGDGTVLFPFRRLFFTLTV
- the ftsH gene encoding ATP-dependent zinc metalloprotease FtsH codes for the protein MGNARNIAFWLVLFLLVLALFNLFSGSGGSLQSQSVKYSEFVTAVQDDAVTNVTLDGETIQFRKSDGRDYVAVKPADADITQTLIDKGIPVTAKAQQESGFQTFLLSLLPFLLLIGVWIYFMNRMQGGGKGGAMGFGKSKAKMLTEKSGRVTFDDVAGIDEAKEELEEIVEFLRNPQKFSRLGGQIPKGALLVGPPGTGKTLLARAIAGEAGVPFFTISGSDFVEMFVGVGASRVRDMFEQAKKNAPCIVFIDEIDAVGRHRGAGYGGGNDEREQTLNQLLVEMDGFEANEGVIIVAATNRKDVLDPALLRPGRFDRQVTVPNPDIKGREKILGVHARKTPLGPDVDLRIIARGTPGFSGADLANLVNEAALMAARIGRRFVAMEDFEMAKDKVMMGAERRSMVLTADQKEKTAYHEAGHAIVGLALPKCDPVYKATIIPRGGALGMVVSLPEIDRLNWHKSECEQKLAMTMAGKAAEIIKYGEDDVSNGPAGDIQQASGLARAMVLRWGMSDKVGNIDYQQAHEGYMGNGAGSFSISAHTKELIEEEVKRMIDEAYATAHRILTEKKDEWERLAQGLLEYETLTGEEIQRVARGEPPQADDDDDGADAGSAPSVTAIPKTKPKAPRGGGDGGMEPEPTA
- the tilS gene encoding tRNA lysidine(34) synthetase TilS, whose translation is MAEADADLCALIAAHFGDHAPQAPLGVAVSGGSDSLALLYLMVEWGGAPLRCVTVDHRLRPEASAEARVVALHSAALDIAHDTLIWRGWDGQGNLAATARRARYDLMADWAEQHGLAGIVLGHTADDVAETLLMRLARRAGVDGLAAMQARRAHGASVLHRPLLAARREDLRRFLTARGIDWAEDPSNDDLRYRRTRARRALAALAPLGINAAALADVAGHLSEARATLGHYAAIEAARIVRLDQGDLTMEAAELSALRPDIARRIIAAGIAWMAGGPPRGPDLTRLMAALAGGRGGTLAGCRITAKAGRVRLAREWGAVRGVTADIGAIWDRRWRMMGPNLPGTHVAALGPEGRALCPDWRASGLPAHSIDASPALWHGQELIAAPLAGEPAGYAADPCQDLRDLNAGLLSH